Part of the Zingiber officinale cultivar Zhangliang chromosome 8A, Zo_v1.1, whole genome shotgun sequence genome, ATACTcgttttcattttccttttcaagGGAAAATTGTtcataaaaaattccaaatatgtTTGATAAGTATTTTTCAGGAAAATAAGTGCAACCCAAACAGAAAGTCAATATTTTTTTCTATCAGAAAGATGGATCACCTTTGTttatgatataatttttattttatagagAAAAAATTGCAGCAACTGCCTctttttttactttacttttcattttccatatcctcattttttttccttgaaaAATGAAAGCTAGAAAACTTTCTCTTCTTTTGTGATTGCCATGTTTTACAAGTCTATGCACTGAATGACCATTCTTACCCATTCATAATAATTAGTAAAGCATGTTTTTCAGAGCATGTGCATAATGATGGAGAATGCTGTGAACTTTATTGTTTGCACCTTCGTTTTTTAGTCTAGTCTTTCTCTATTTCTCTTTTTAACCTTTTGTTACCCTCTAATGAAATTCTTGTGACTTCATGTACCGTAACTTATTTATCCAGTTATCCCTGGAGCAGACTATGTTAATATATGCACTTTAGGTTTTTACCTGCGAACTGTGGGAATTAGCTCCGGTTGTAATTATTGAGAAACTATTGTTTCTTTTTGTACAAGCTCCTTTATTTGACCATATAGGAAGATGCCTGATTCATGGTAAATCTGAGATCATTGGTTGCCATTGCTTCCTTGAAACGTGTACTTTTTCTTCCTTACTGCTAAAAGTTGAATCTGCTTCAGGTGGGATTATTGTCAGGTGAAACTGCCCCTCCAAGGGAAGAGTCAGAAGCAATTTATGGGTAGGTTCTCtaaaccttttgtatatttagttaTATTGGCGCTTACTGTTCTCTTCCTCTTAAGAATGATTCGAAGGGGCAAACACAAAGCAGTCCCTGAGAACAAGGATGATGGCGAGTCAGATGACGAGGGGGACGATAACGAGGATGAGGATGGAGATGAACAAGAAGATGATGGGGGCGAAGATGATGTTTCTGGCGAAGATGATGATAATGATGCATATGATGACCCTCAGGCCAATGGTGAAGGAGgaagtgaagatgaagatgatgaggatgatgatgacga contains:
- the LOC122012443 gene encoding glutamic acid-rich protein-like; the protein is MEALGQSRSDGVAALYSTVEFLVAESVMVAERFLLSLLLPVGLLSGETAPPREESEAIYGMIRRGKHKAVPENKDDGESDDEGDDNEDEDGDEQEDDGGEDDVSGEDDDNDAYDDPQANGEGGSEDEDDEDDDDDDDEEDDDGDEDDEDEEEDEELQQPPSKKRK